In the Tribolium castaneum strain GA2 chromosome 1, icTriCast1.1, whole genome shotgun sequence genome, one interval contains:
- the LOC657602 gene encoding glutathione S-transferase, with translation MAPAYKLTYFDGRGLAETSRFIMKYGGIDFEDCRIKREDWPQIKSKFPFGQLPVLEHNGKTVNQSHSIARYLAKQVKLAGNDDWENLEIDAIVDTFNDLRLKIVAYFYEQDEEKKKTILENLNKDVFPQYLTRFEEIVKKNKGYFALGRLTWADFCWAAVSPGFDMITKVDTIANYPELKAVRDKVNSLPAIKKWIEQRPKTDF, from the exons ATGGCACCAGCTTACAAACTCACTTACTTCGACGGCAGAGGCCTTGCAGAAACCTCCCGTTTCATCATGAAATACGGAGgaatcgactttgaagactgcCGAATTAAACGAGAAGACTGGCCCCAAATTAAATCAA AATTTCCTTTTGGCCAATTGCCAGTTCTTGAACACAACGGCAAAACAGTGAACCAAAGTCATTCGATTGCCCGATATTTGGCCAAACAAGTCAAACTTGCAGGAAACGATGACTGGGAAAACCTCGAAATTGATGCCATTGTGGACACCTTCAACGATTTGCGCTTGA AAATTGTGGCCTATTTCTACGAACAAGacgaagaaaaaaagaaaactatTCTGGAAAATCTCAACAAGGACGTTTTCCCCCAATATTTGACACGTTTTGaagaaattgttaaaaagaACAAAGGATATTTCGCTTTGGGACGG CTGACTTGGGCTGATTTTTGCTGGGCAGCTGTTTCTCCAGGTTTCGATATGATTACAAAAGTCGACACGATTGCGAATTATCCAGAATTGAAGGCTGTTAGAGACAAAGTTAATTCATTGCCGGCCATCAAAAAATGGATTGAACAACGACCCAAGACTGacttttaa
- the LOC657681 gene encoding putative fatty acyl-CoA reductase CG5065 → MANSIVEWYNGKSVFVTGGSGFMGKVLIEKLLFSCTGIKEIYVLMRSKKGKSPETRIQEMWKLPMFKRLRESQPGAIKKVIPVIGDLNTEGLGLSPHDLNLLVTNANVVFHCGATLKLEASLKDAIEQNTAGTARVIDVSKKIKNLYVFVYYSTAFCSADIDVFEEKVYDCRDNPRDVIEVSRWMKNDALDPVTKSIIAPHPNTYTYSKRLAEKLVADELENMKVCIIRPSVVTPAVKEPLPGWVDSLNGPMGLLVGAGKGVIRSMHVKAENRAQTVPVDIAINATIVIAQRIGSTTEKLKEVPVYNLTQDEVVPYTMGEILDIGRRIVYENPFEMQIWYPDGDIRSSRLIHNIYCIFLHWLPAYFIDFLLFLFRYKTFMVRLQRKIHDGLELLQFFTVRQWVFRSSNFLALSKSMTDEENKTFPMDFKVVPVEEYLTTAVLGARQYLMKEDLSTIPRCRTKQKILYVVHKIFVYGVYLLLIWMLVSTIPHLKVMFDAAGSYAHKLPIVGTLITK, encoded by the exons ATGGCTAATTCGATAGTGGAGTGGTATAATGGAAAATCGGTTTTTGTAACCGGCGGAAGCGGTTTCATGGGAAAAGTGCTCATCGAGAAGCTGCTGTTTTCATGCACTGGAATCAAAGAAATCTATGTTTTGATGCGCTCCAAAAAAGGAAAAAGTCCAGAGACACGCATTCAAGAAATGTGGAAATTGCCG atgTTTAAGCGTCTGAGAGAGTCCCAACCTGGGGCTATAAAGAAGGTGATCCCCGTCATTGGTGACTTGAACACCGAAGGCTTGGGTTTGAGCCCCCATGATTTGAATTTGCTTGTCACCAATGCCAATGTGGTGTTCCACTGTGGGGCCACCCTTAAACTTGAAGCCTCCCTTAAAGACGCCATTGAACAAAACACCGCAGGGACAGCTCGTGTCATTGATGtgtccaaaaaaatcaaaaatttgtacgTTTTTGTGTATTACAGTACTGCGTTTTGTTCGGCCGATATCGACGTGTTTGAAGAAAAG gtctatGACTGCCGTGACAACCCCCGCGACGTCATCGAAGTCTCCCGCTGGATGAAAAACGACGCTCTGGACCCCGTCACCAAATCCATAATAGCCCCCCATCCCAACACCTACACTTACAGCAAACGACTCGCCGAAAAACTAGTCGCCGACGAACTCGAAAATATGAAAGTTTGCATCATACGACCATCAGTTG TCACACCGGCCGTCAAGGAACCTCTACCAGGATGGGTCGACAGTTTAAACGGCCCAATGGGGCTGTTAGTGGGCGCTGGAAAGGGCGTAATACGCTCAATGCACGTCAAGGCCGAAAATAGGGCACAAACAGTCCCTGTGGACATTGCCATCAATGCCACAATTGTCATCGCGCAAAGGATCGGCTCTACGACGGAAAA GTTAAAAGAGGTCCCGGTGTACAATTTGACCCAAGACGAAGTCGTGCCTTACACCATGGGCGAGATTCTGGACATTGGCCGTCGAATTGTTTACGAAAATCCGTTTGAAATGCAAATTTGGTACCCCGATGGTGATATTCGCTCCTCGCGTTTAATTCACAacatttattgcatttttttgcactGGTTGCCGGCGTACTTTATCGACTTTCTTCTCTTTCTCTTCCGATACAAAACATT CATGGTGCGATTACAGAGGAAAATCCACGACGGTTTAGaacttttacaatttttcacagtCCGGCAGTGGGTTTTCCGAAGTTCGAATTTTCTCGCTTTGAGCAAAAGTATGACAGATGAGGAGAATAAGACTTTTCCGATGGATTTTAAAGTTGTTCCTGTGGAGGAGTATTTGACAACTGCGGTGCTTGGAGCAAGACAGTATTTGATGAAAGAGGATTTATCGACGATTCCGCGATGCAGAACGAAGCAGAAAAT TTTGTACGTTgtacataaaatatttgtttacgGTGTTTATCTGCTTCTAATATGGATGCTTGTGTCAACAATACCGCATTTGAAAGTCATGTTTGACGCTGCTGGAAGCTATGCTCACAAACTACCAATTGTTGGGACACTTATTACCAAGTAA